GGAAACGCGCCCCGGCACCGGCTCGTAGAGCGCTGACTGGGTGTTGGGCCAGTAGCCTTCTCCGCTCTGGGCTGGCTGCCCCAGCTCACGGACGATCGCCTGCTGATCGGTGCCCGTCGGAAACCCCCGCACAACGGACAGCGCCGAGGAGTTCGCGGCAGACTCTTGTTTTTTGGGCTTGTCTTTTTTGGGTTTGGGCTGGGGCTGCTCCGCCGCCGGGGGAGCCTCTTGAATGGGTTCAGGCTCAGGAAGCGGCGACGGAGAGACCTCGGCAGGGCTAGGCTCAGGGAGCGGCGTTGCGGAGGGCGGGGGGCTGGCGGTCGGGGTGGGGGTACTGGCGATCGGGGCTTCGGGCGTAGGCGCGCTGGGCGTAGGAGTCTCAGCGGGCACAGAGGGGGAGGTCACCGTTGCGGGCTGGGGCTGGCGCGATCGCAGGGCTGCCGCCATAGCGCCCCCGGCGATCGCCATCACCAGCGCCAGCACCCCCCACAACACCCAGGGCGATCGCTCTTTCGGCACGCTCTGGGCCACCTGGGTCTTGGGCGCCAGCGTCGGCTCGACCGGCCCTCCTCGAGGCGCTACCACCAGCGTCGCCGCCGTCACCGTTCCGGGCTCCTGCGTGACCGCCGCTTCGGCTACCGCCATCGTCACCGGCGGCAGCAGCGCCAGCCAGGCCGCCACGCTCTCCGGACGGTGACGCGCTTCCACCGCCATCCCCCGCATCACCGCTTGGCTAACCGCCGGACTAATCTGGGGGTTGACCTCGCGGGGGGACGCCATCGGCTGGCGATCGCGCAAAATCGACGCCGGCGGGACCTTCGCCGTCAGCAGCGCATACAGCGTCGCCGCCAGCCCGTACACATCACTTGCCGGCGTGTACTTGCCCTGGGATAGGTACTGCTCCACCGGCGCATAGCCCGCCGACACCAAACTCGTGTGGGTCTGCGTCGCATCCCCCGAAAACTCCCGCGCAATCCCAAAATCGATCAGCACCACCTCCTGGGTGCCCTCCCGCAAAATAATGTTTTGCGGCTTGATATCGCGATGCAGCAGCCCCTTGGCGTGGACCACCTCCAGCGCCGCCCCGATCTGCCGGATGTAGTGCAGGGCGATCGCCTCCGCCAAAGGCCGATCTGGAAACACCAGCTTGTCAAGAGGCGCGCCCGGAATATAGTCCATCACCATATAGGGCAGACCATCTTCCTCAAAAAAATCGCTCACCCGCACAATATTCGGGTGGACACAGCTTGCCAGCCGCCGCGCCTCATCCTGAAACTTTTGATAAGACCCCCCAACCTCTCGCCGCGCTTGGGTCGTCTCATTGAGCGTCTTGATCACCACCCCTTGTCCCAAGAAGTGATGCATCGCTCGAAACGTCACGCCAAAGCCACCCCGGCCTAGCTCTTCCTCCAGGGTGTACTTGCCACCTTGCAATGTCTTACCCACGAGAGAATTCATCGGGACTGCCCCTGTTTCAGACCAATCTTGTTCACTCTAGCTCACCTACTTTTCTGCCCTACGCCCCAGGACCTTATCCAGTCCTCTTCCTAAAATAGAAATAAGTTTCAGTAACCCGTCAGCCTCCTCTTCGCCCTAGCTCCCTCCTTTGCGCAAACGCATTGACCGCTGACCTCAGAACCTGACGAGTTGCTGCATCAGCCCCTCCCAGGAAAGTCTATGTCTAGCCCTCTTGTCCCCACCCGATTCCCAAGAGTTCCCCTCTGGCGCAGGGGGGCCGCCTTTGGTTTCGACTTTGGGATAGCCTGGTTCCTGAGCTTTGCGGGTGGCACTCTGGCAGTTCCGCTTTTTCTGCTGGTCTGGTTTGGGCTGCGGGTTGCCCTGCCGATCCGCAACCACGGGCAGAGCCCCGGTCGATGGGCCTTCAATTTGTCCTTGATCTATGAGCGCTTTGACCTGACCCCGAACTTTTTTGATCTGCTCAAGCGCGAGAGCATCGCTGGCTTGGGAGCGGTCTTACTCATGCTGGCCCTGACGCGCATCGATCCCGGTCGCAGCTGGGTTTTGCTGTGGATGCTGCCCTTGCTCGCAGATTGCAGTTTGGCCTTCGCTGGCCCGCCCAAGCCGCAGGCCTTCCACGATCGCGTGGCCCACACCCTCGTGATCGGCACCCGGCGGGGCTATGCCTTGGACCTGCGGCTCCAGCGATGGGCTCAGCGCCTGCCATCGCACAATGTCCTTGCGGAAATGATGCGTCGTGTGAAAAGATAGGAGATCGTGTTTGCTGTCTCCAGTTTGTAACCTAGTAAAACTATGGCTAAGGGCAAAGGCGTCCGAATCATCATCACGCTAGAGTGCACCGAGTGCCGCACCAATCCTGCGAAGCGCTCGCCGGGTGTCTCTCGCTATACCACCACCAAGAACCGTCGTAACACCACTGCACGGATGGAACTCAAAAAGTTCTGCCCCCACTGCAACCAGCACACGGTTCACAAAGAGATTAAATAAGCTCTCGCGCCAGTTGGCGGGAGGCTTTGGCATCTTTGCTACTTCTCCAATCCTTTGA
This genomic stretch from Geitlerinema sp. PCC 7407 harbors:
- a CDS encoding serine/threonine-protein kinase, encoding MNSLVGKTLQGGKYTLEEELGRGGFGVTFRAMHHFLGQGVVIKTLNETTQARREVGGSYQKFQDEARRLASCVHPNIVRVSDFFEEDGLPYMVMDYIPGAPLDKLVFPDRPLAEAIALHYIRQIGAALEVVHAKGLLHRDIKPQNIILREGTQEVVLIDFGIAREFSGDATQTHTSLVSAGYAPVEQYLSQGKYTPASDVYGLAATLYALLTAKVPPASILRDRQPMASPREVNPQISPAVSQAVMRGMAVEARHRPESVAAWLALLPPVTMAVAEAAVTQEPGTVTAATLVVAPRGGPVEPTLAPKTQVAQSVPKERSPWVLWGVLALVMAIAGGAMAAALRSRQPQPATVTSPSVPAETPTPSAPTPEAPIASTPTPTASPPPSATPLPEPSPAEVSPSPLPEPEPIQEAPPAAEQPQPKPKKDKPKKQESAANSSALSVVRGFPTGTDQQAIVRELGQPAQSGEGYWPNTQSALYEPVPGRVSLGYLYDRDTGRVRQTEASFSQGIDRFMMRAALNGMLNNRTTPAIEQGLAAVHDRDRDQYAFSVGNLKGVIERDAQDRVYIGVWEADLH
- a CDS encoding RDD family protein, giving the protein MSSPLVPTRFPRVPLWRRGAAFGFDFGIAWFLSFAGGTLAVPLFLLVWFGLRVALPIRNHGQSPGRWAFNLSLIYERFDLTPNFFDLLKRESIAGLGAVLLMLALTRIDPGRSWVLLWMLPLLADCSLAFAGPPKPQAFHDRVAHTLVIGTRRGYALDLRLQRWAQRLPSHNVLAEMMRRVKR
- the rpmG gene encoding 50S ribosomal protein L33; translation: MAKGKGVRIIITLECTECRTNPAKRSPGVSRYTTTKNRRNTTARMELKKFCPHCNQHTVHKEIK